AGGCCCTGCTCCAGCTGCGTGCGCGTAAACACGTCGGCGATGCCCGGCTGCGCCATCAGGATGCGCGCGGCGGCGTCCTCGACCTCGGCGCGGCCCAGGCGGTTGCGCTCGATCGCGGCGTAGTCGAGATACACCTCGGGCGCGTACACGTTCTTGACCAGCTTGCCGACCTTGAAGCGCTGGCCCAGCGCGTCGTCCAGGCGCGTGGCCAGCGCCTTGGCGTCGATGCGGCGCGCGTCGATGTGGCGCGCCTGCGAGAATTCCGCGGTGTTGGCGAAGCCGTGGTCGGCGGTCAGTACCACCAGCACCTTGTCCATGCCGACGCGGCGGTCGAGGAAATCGAAGAAGCGCGCGATGCGGCGGTCGAGCTGCTGCAGGTGGTCGTGCGACATGCGGCTTTCCGGCCCGTAGGCATGGTTCACGTAGTCGTGCCCGGACAGGCTCACGCCCAGCAAATCGGTGGCGCCGCTCGGGTTGGACCCGAGGCGCTCGCCGTCGACCGCGGCCTCGGCGAAGTCCAGCGTCAATTCGTCCACCGCCGGACTCGCCTTCAGGCGCGCGTAGTAGTCGGCCGAGGGCGCGCCGCTCTCGCTGTAGAAGGTGAACGGAAAGCGGTTCGGGCTCTTCAGGCTCGGTGCCGGGTCGGGCGCATCGTCGGCGTAGGCGCTGTCGGGCAGCAGCGGCTTCCACGACTTGGCGTAGTAGCGGTCCTGCGGCTTGGCGGCATGGAAGCGCTCGACCCAGGCCGGGTGCTGCTGCATGTAGTAGGTGGAGCTGGCGAAGTCGCCGCTGTCGTCCATGAACATGTAGGCGGTGCCGGTCTTGCCGGCCAACAGGATGGCGCCGCGGTCCTTGCCGGACACGGTGACCACCTTGCTGCGGTTGCCGCTGGCGTAGCGCAGCTGGTCGCCCAGCGTGTCCACGCGCAGCAGCGCCGGCGAGGTGCCGTCGTGGGCGCCGGTCTCGGCGCCGATGTAGTGGTAGCGGGCGTCCTCGGTGCAGTAAACCTGCTTGCCGTCGTGGTCGAGCCAGTTGTTGCCGATGATGCCGTGGCGGTACGGATAGGCGCCGCTCAGCACCGCCGAGTGGCCGATCGCCGTCACCGTGATGCCGTGCGCCTGGTGCGCATTGGTGAACGAGGCGCCCTGCTCCAGCAGGCGGCGCAGGCCGCCGGGGCCGAACTGGTCGCGGTAGCGCTGCAGCTGCTCGGCCGGCAAACCGTCGACGACCATCACCACCACCAGCCTGGGCGCCTGCATCTGTCCTTGCGCCTGGGCCGGCGCGGCGGCGGGCACGGGCCTGGCGGCTTCGGCGGCAGGTGCCAGCAAGATGGCGCAGCCGAGCATGGCGGACAGCAGGCGCAGGACGGGCAAGCGCGTCGGGGACGGGGACGTTGTGGACGGTTGGATGGGTCGGGACATGGATCGATGGATGATGGTGGGTGGACGGTGACGATGGCGATCGGCCATTCTAGGAAACGCAGGTTTCAGTTTGATGACATCGGCTCGATGACATGCACGCGATACGGCGACGCGACGCCCAGTGAACACCAAGGCGCCGGCAGCGTCAATACCGGCCGGTACCGTCCATCTTATGCCGGCGGCGTGAGAGTTGGTGAACTTTGACGCGCCAAGCTTCGCTAGAATGATTCGCA
The genomic region above belongs to Massilia forsythiae and contains:
- a CDS encoding alkaline phosphatase family protein codes for the protein MPVLRLLSAMLGCAILLAPAAEAARPVPAAAPAQAQGQMQAPRLVVVMVVDGLPAEQLQRYRDQFGPGGLRRLLEQGASFTNAHQAHGITVTAIGHSAVLSGAYPYRHGIIGNNWLDHDGKQVYCTEDARYHYIGAETGAHDGTSPALLRVDTLGDQLRYASGNRSKVVTVSGKDRGAILLAGKTGTAYMFMDDSGDFASSTYYMQQHPAWVERFHAAKPQDRYYAKSWKPLLPDSAYADDAPDPAPSLKSPNRFPFTFYSESGAPSADYYARLKASPAVDELTLDFAEAAVDGERLGSNPSGATDLLGVSLSGHDYVNHAYGPESRMSHDHLQQLDRRIARFFDFLDRRVGMDKVLVVLTADHGFANTAEFSQARHIDARRIDAKALATRLDDALGQRFKVGKLVKNVYAPEVYLDYAAIERNRLGRAEVEDAAARILMAQPGIADVFTRTQLEQGLGGATRLRLLMQRAWNRDLSGDLLLVPAAYSSFGGGDSGATHGTPYNYDTNVPLLMMGGRWIRPGVVPQYTEVADIAPTLAQILRVRPPAAAEGRVLTEALR